One Coffea eugenioides isolate CCC68of chromosome 2, Ceug_1.0, whole genome shotgun sequence genomic window, TTGGAGTTTTGGAAGACCACTGCAGCATCGCCGAAGATGAAGTCCACCGTTCCTGTGATGTAGCAATCTCTGAAGAATTGGCGGAGGCTGTGGGTGTAGAGTGTATCTTGGAATGCATCTATCTTGCAGCGATTTATGACCGATTTGTCAGCTCCAACGCGAAGTGCAACGGCCTGGTGTTTCTGTGGCCCAGCAGTGTTTTGAAACCCTAGATCTTGAGCTATGAATCCATCGGCAACGGCAGCTGCAAATGGTATTCAAAATAAGAAAAGTTATGAGAATCTTGGACCAGGTTCTTCTAAAATACTGTATGTCCAGTATCTCCGTATGTGCCTTCGACAATGCACAGGCCCATTGAAAGAGCCCAGTATCATGGTGTCAGGCCGTTTAAGTGGGCTTCTGCTGAATCAATCTGTAAGGCCACCTTTTTCTTTACGAGTATATTTTATATGCATTGTCAGCGTATACACTGTTACGATTAGATGAATTACAGGCCACCTTTTTCTTTACGAGTATATTTTATATGCATTGTCAGCGTATACACTGTTACGATTAGATGAATGATACATaagtaaattttaaatttcaaattcaaatgcaGTATATGCACTatggtaaaaaaaaagttttctcACCCTCATTGATTTGCTGAGTcattttatgttaaaaaaaTGGCTAAGCAAGATGTGCAATAGAAAGCAAGTCACCTTAAACTTTGAGTTTAAATAGGTAATTTTCATAAATCTATTTGATAATCCTCAATTTTCATTGGACCTTAATGTCATTTGGATCAATTTTAGGAGGTAATATTGGAGGGACTTCTTAGCTTTTCTATGTGTGTGTTTTCCATAACAATAGAATATAGATAGACTAACAAAATTCAATGCAAAAAAGGGGTGGTAGAATGTAGATATGTTTACCAACAGTTGCAGAGTTAAAGGTGGTTGATCCATCCACAACGTTCAAGCTGCCTGTGATAATGGTTTTATCCATGCCATCACCAACCAGCATTAGATTCTTCTTGTTCTTCCCAATATCAACTTTTTCCTTGTAAGTCCCTGCTTTCACATAAATGACATATCGGCTCTGGGGATTATTTGGGGCTGCATTAACAGCTTCTTGGACGGTCTTGTAATTTCCACTACCATCCTTTGCCACCACAGAATTAGCCTTAATGTCCTTGGGCAAAGCTTCTAAAAGCCTTCTATCCTTGCTGGTGACCCACGAGGGCAGGTCTCCATTGAGCGGTTGTTCAATCATCTCTTCCTTTGGTGGTGCAATTGCAACCACCATGGCCAGGGAAGTTCTTGCTTTCAAAATCAAGTCTTTCATCATGGGCTCCACTACGGAACGGGCCGGCCCATTGAGCCCATCCAGGCAAGTAACGTGGTTAGTGAGAACGCTACTAAGCCACGAATGAGCATCGGATTGGGATTCGGCCGTTTGGCTTCCGAGAGCAACCATGGAGTCCATCAATCTGTCCACAGACATGTCCATCAACTCCAAGCAATCTGCTAGAGCAGCTTGCGCCCTTTGATCATTGATCCGACGGTTGATGCTGTCAGTCAACTTGATAGTTTCTTGTATCTGCGCTGATGATTTTGCTAAGATCATCTGAAGTAGGTCAACGTCACTGGATTGGCCAGATGAAGCTACCTCAGACACCGCTTGCAAGCAGGAAGATTGATCATGAGCATGGCTGCAGAGGTGTCCTCCTCTCAGGGAAGAAGTTGAAGTCTGGCTGCTACTGAGAATTGTAACAGAAACTATAGAAATTGCGCCTAAGATAGCTGCTAAGGATAAAACTACATAAAGAACTTTGAAACCAGATCTTTTCTTGGGAATGTCTAGCAAAGGTTGGTGAGTGTTTGCCATGACTAGCTACCAAGTGCGGTCAGTGTGTGTGATGAAACTCTCTTCTCCAACCAAGTCcttaaatagaaaacaaaagaagggttcataaaatgaaattaaaaaaagaagtgTAAAGA contains:
- the LOC113763243 gene encoding pectinesterase-like — its product is MANTHQPLLDIPKKRSGFKVLYVVLSLAAILGAISIVSVTILSSSQTSTSSLRGGHLCSHAHDQSSCLQAVSEVASSGQSSDVDLLQMILAKSSAQIQETIKLTDSINRRINDQRAQAALADCLELMDMSVDRLMDSMVALGSQTAESQSDAHSWLSSVLTNHVTCLDGLNGPARSVVEPMMKDLILKARTSLAMVVAIAPPKEEMIEQPLNGDLPSWVTSKDRRLLEALPKDIKANSVVAKDGSGNYKTVQEAVNAAPNNPQSRYVIYVKAGTYKEKVDIGKNKKNLMLVGDGMDKTIITGSLNVVDGSTTFNSATVAAVADGFIAQDLGFQNTAGPQKHQAVALRVGADKSVINRCKIDAFQDTLYTHSLRQFFRDCYITGTVDFIFGDAAVVFQNSKLAARKPMSNQQNMVTAQGRVDPNSNTGTSIQNCDIIPSSDLAPVKGSIKTYLGRPWKEYSRTVVMQSNIDNHIVPEGWSVWSGDFALKTLYYGEYQNRGPGAGTSGRVKWPGYHVITSATEASKFTVAQLIQGGQWLKNTGVAYTEGL